The following proteins are co-located in the Meriones unguiculatus strain TT.TT164.6M chromosome 4, Bangor_MerUng_6.1, whole genome shotgun sequence genome:
- the Sumf2 gene encoding inactive C-alpha-formylglycine-generating enzyme 2 isoform X2: MPSLLWWIPVQKAFWRQPAGPGSGIREKLELPVVHVSWNDAGAYCSWRGKRLPTEEEWEFAARGGLKGQLYPWGNRFQPNRTNLWQGKFPKGDTAEDGFHGLSPVNAFPPQNNYGLYDLMGNVWEWTASTYQAAGQDMRVLRGASWIDTADGSANHRARVTTRMGNTPDSASDNLGFRCASSTGRLKQDL; the protein is encoded by the exons ATGCCG TCTCTTCTATGGTGGATACCAGTACAAAAGGCATTTTGGAGGCAG CCTGCAGGTCCCGGCTCTGGAATCCGAGAGAAACTGGAGCTTCCGGTGGTACACGTGAGCTGGAATGACGCTGGTGCTTACTGCTCGTGGAGGGGGAAACGGTTGCCTACAGAAGAGGAGTGGGAGTTTGCAGCCCGAGGGGGCTTGAAGG GTCAGCTTTATCCGTGGGGCAACCGGTTCCAGCCCAACCGCACCAACTTGTGGCAG GGAAAGTTCCCCAAAGGTGACACAGCTGAAGATGGTTTTCATGGACTGTCACCAGTAAATGCTTTCCCCCCACAGAACAACTATG GACTATATGATCTCATGGGCAATGTGTGGGAATGGACAGCGTCCACATACCAAGCTGCTGGCCAGGACATGCGTGTCCTCCGGGGAGCATCATGGATTGACACAGCAGATGGCTCAGCCAATCACCGTGCTCGGGTCACCACCAG GATGGGCAACACTCCAGATTCAGCCTCAGACAACCTAGGCTTCCGCTGTGCTTCCAGTACAGGCCGACTGAAGCAGGATCTGTGA